The following proteins come from a genomic window of Thermoproteus sp.:
- a CDS encoding dihydrolipoyl dehydrogenase — MLGKYPTFPPTDPEFEDPPRADRYDVVVVGGGGGGYHGAFELSKGGRKVLLVDDKGNLGGNCLYEGCIPSKSVAIMVYLAERLRGLMREVGNNTIDQVRLLWEDLISHKDEVQYIRYLQHIREIKEHENLEFVKGVAEIVDGHKVRVKSVDGSWEKEVEGKYLLLATGSEPIRIPVPGAELAIGSQELFGYKTGYRKVPREVVVIGGGYIGVEVASVLGAMGVKATVVEMLPRILGGWDQDVVSQIEEKLRSRGVEILTNSKVVEIKEESGEKIVVYERPDGSRGYVKGAEVVMAVGRRPYVAGLERLGVVERGHVEVDSSMATKLPNVYAAGDVLGKYMLYHSAVKESVVAAWNILHGAPIYEVNFNAIPLTLFTEPEAAMVGLSEEAARARGINYVAVRYPLADDAYAQIVGVREGFVKILVERESQRVIGGVIYGEAASMIINEIALAVAVNARIKDLALLPHAHPTIFEAIDRAAVRFKL; from the coding sequence ATGTTGGGGAAATATCCCACCTTCCCCCCAACTGACCCCGAATTTGAAGACCCGCCTAGGGCCGACAGGTACGACGTAGTTGTTGTGGGGGGCGGCGGAGGAGGCTACCACGGAGCCTTTGAGTTAAGCAAGGGCGGCCGTAAGGTCCTGCTGGTAGACGATAAGGGAAATCTGGGAGGCAACTGCCTCTACGAGGGCTGTATACCCTCCAAGTCTGTGGCGATTATGGTCTACCTCGCCGAGAGGCTCAGAGGCCTCATGAGGGAAGTCGGCAACAACACCATAGACCAGGTGAGGCTCTTGTGGGAGGACCTGATCAGCCATAAGGACGAGGTGCAGTACATAAGGTACCTACAACATATACGGGAGATAAAAGAACACGAAAATCTCGAATTCGTCAAGGGGGTCGCTGAGATAGTCGACGGACATAAGGTGAGGGTTAAATCCGTTGACGGCTCTTGGGAGAAGGAGGTCGAGGGGAAGTACCTACTGTTGGCTACGGGCTCCGAGCCCATAAGGATTCCGGTACCCGGCGCCGAGTTGGCGATAGGTAGCCAGGAGCTTTTCGGCTACAAGACGGGCTACAGGAAGGTCCCCCGCGAGGTGGTGGTCATCGGGGGCGGCTATATCGGGGTTGAGGTGGCGTCCGTCCTGGGGGCTATGGGCGTCAAGGCGACGGTAGTCGAGATGTTGCCGAGGATACTCGGCGGGTGGGATCAAGACGTGGTGTCGCAAATAGAGGAGAAGTTGAGGTCCAGAGGCGTGGAGATCCTCACGAATTCTAAGGTTGTGGAGATTAAGGAGGAGAGCGGCGAGAAGATTGTAGTCTACGAGAGGCCCGACGGCAGTAGGGGCTACGTCAAGGGCGCCGAGGTCGTAATGGCCGTAGGGCGGAGGCCATATGTGGCGGGTCTCGAGAGGCTTGGCGTAGTGGAGAGAGGACATGTCGAAGTTGACTCCTCTATGGCGACCAAGCTCCCCAACGTCTACGCGGCGGGGGACGTCTTGGGCAAATACATGCTGTACCACTCGGCCGTCAAGGAGTCCGTAGTGGCTGCGTGGAATATACTCCACGGGGCCCCCATATACGAGGTTAACTTCAACGCAATACCTCTGACCCTCTTCACAGAGCCGGAGGCTGCCATGGTCGGCCTGAGCGAGGAGGCGGCTAGGGCCAGAGGCATAAACTACGTGGCTGTGCGGTATCCCCTCGCAGACGACGCATACGCCCAAATAGTGGGGGTGAGGGAAGGCTTCGTCAAGATATTAGTGGAGAGGGAGAGCCAGAGGGTAATCGGCGGCGTGATCTACGGCGAGGCGGCCTCTATGATAATAAACGAAATAGCGCTGGCGGTGGCGGTAAACGCCAGAATAAAAGACCTAGCCCTGCTCCCACACGCCCACCCCACGATATTCGAAGCGATAGATAGAGCCGCCGTGCGGTTCAAACTCTAG
- a CDS encoding Rieske (2Fe-2S) protein, translating to MKVRILAKVFEERDHIVVWFKGRPVLVVKRPEGLYAIDAVCAHMGCALLTEVEGYYAVCPAHKAKYDIRTGEMVEKPVVRPEVPCEFEDVKPPLKTYKVKISEDGFLDIDF from the coding sequence ATGAAGGTAAGAATACTCGCAAAGGTCTTCGAGGAGAGGGACCACATAGTCGTGTGGTTCAAGGGGAGGCCGGTCCTAGTCGTCAAGAGGCCGGAGGGGCTTTACGCCATAGACGCGGTCTGCGCCCACATGGGCTGCGCCTTGCTCACAGAAGTCGAGGGGTACTACGCCGTATGTCCGGCGCATAAGGCTAAATACGACATAAGGACCGGCGAGATGGTAGAAAAGCCTGTGGTGAGGCCCGAAGTGCCCTGTGAGTTTGAAGACGTGAAGCCGCCTCTCAAGACCTATAAGGTCAAGATCTCTGAGGACGGCTTTTTGGACATAGATTTTTAG